The DNA window AGGTCGAAACTGGGAATCCGCCCCCGGCCGCTGGTACTGAGCAGCGTTTCGGTACCGACCGCGTCGCCTTCGGCAAACCAGTCGGGCACGGTCAGCAACGGAACGTACAGGCCCGTATTACCGAAGAGCGTATACAGCACCCGGCCGTAATGTTGTAGCGCTTTGTCGTACTGCACCACATGGCGAAACTCGTGCACGGCCAGCAGATCGAGCCAGTCGAGGGTGCCGAGCAGCGTTGGGTCCTGGGGTGGCACAGCGAAAAACTCCGACCGGCGCGGGTAGAGCGTAACGAAGCCGTTGCTGCTGGTGCTCTGGTTTTGCAGCAGGACTGAAATACGGCGGGGGCGTTTGCCTAATGATGCGCTGACAGGTTCGTACAGCTGTTCGAGCCGCCCGGCGGTGCGTTCGGCCGTACTGTCGAAGCCCGTTGGGTAAAGCACCCGGAAGTGGGGGGTGTTGAGCTGATACCAGCGCAGACTGGCCGGGTTCTGGTCGAGAACCGGCAATGTTTGCGCGCTACCGAACCGGCAGCCAATCAGGAAAAGCAGTACAAGGCGGTGAGTTCTCATAGGCGATAACGCAAAAGTATTCGTCTACTGATTTCGACCCCGAAAAAACTATGTACTTTCGATAATTCGTATATAAGGCCAACCATCCAATGAATCTTATTCCGCCGTTGCTGTTAGTTAATCAGCGCGCCGGATTCGTGACAAACAGCGCACACGTACAAACCGTTAATACCCGCATGGAAACCTACTATGACCCCGCCGATCTTAAGAAATTTGGCCAGATCAGCGAATTTCAGAAGGAATTAGCCGACAAGTTTTTCTCGTACTACGGCTCGGTGTTTGCCGAAGGCGCGCTGACCGCCCGTGAGAAATCACTAATCGCTCTCGCCGTTGCCCACACGGTTCAGTGTGCTTATTGCATCGACGCCTACACCAACGATACGCTCGAAAAAGGATGCACTGAAGAGCAGATGATGGAAGCTGTTCACGTAGCCGCTGCCATCCGCAGTGGCTCGACGCTGGTCCACAGCGTCCAGATGATGAACAAAGTGAAACAGGTATCAATGTGACGGGCGGGTTTAAGGTTTATCGTTTAAGGTGTAAGGTTTTTACCACAAGCGCACCAGCAACGTTGAACCTTGAACCGCAAACTTTAAACGAAGAATATGAAAAGCCTTAAAGCGAGCGGGCATCAGCTGGCAAGTGCGGCAGCGCAGATTGAGCTGCTGGAGCAGCAGGCCGAGACCCGGCAACGCCCGACGTTCCGGAATCAGCTGGAGTCGATCGATCTGTTTCCGCTGCGGCCCACCGGCATCGACGTGTTGCAGATCAACGTCGGCAAGATGTGTAATCAGGTCTGTAAACACTGCCACGTCGATGCGGGCCCCGACCGGAAGGAGATTATGACCCGCGAAACGATGCAGCAATGCATCGACGTGCTGGCTCAAACGAACATTCCGGTTGTCGACCTGACGGGTGGTGCGCCCGAAATGAACCCCAACTTCCGGTGGTTCGTGGAAGAGATCAAAAAGCTGGGGCGGCACGTGATCGTACGCTGCAACCTCACGATTATCGTGGCCAATCCGAAATACAACGATCTGCCCGACTTTTTCCGGCAGCATCAGATCGAAGTGGTCAGTTCGCTACCGTTCTACAATGCCGACAAAACCGACCGGCAGCGTGGGCAGGGCGTATTTCAGGATTCGATCAAGGCGCTGCACATGCTCAACGCCGTGGGCTACGGCCAACCCGACACCGGGCTGGTGCTCAATCTGGTCTACAATCCGGCGGGTGCGTTTATGCCCGGCTCGCAGGTCAGCTTGGAGCAGCAGTTCAAGCGGGTGCTGCTCAGCGAGTTCGGCATCGTGTTCAACAGCCTGTTTGCCATCACCAACATCCCCGTCAGCCGGTACCTCGACTACCTCGTGGCATCGGGTAACTACGACAGTTACATGGAAAAGCTAGTGAACGCTTTCAACCCGACGGCAGCAGCGGGGGTGATGTGCCGCAACATGATTTCGGTCGGCTGGGATGGTCAGCTCTACGATTGCGACTTCAACCAGATGCTCGACCTGACGGTTCGCGTTCCGGGTCGGCATATCAGCGAATTCGACGCCGATGCGCTCATGCAGCGCGCCATCATCGTCAATGAGCACTGCTACGGCTGCACCGCCGGGGCCGGCTCCAGCTGTGGCGGCACGACGGCATAGCGGGTTTGCGGTTTGTAGTTCGAGGTTTGTGGTTCCTCCTGTGGTTACTACCGGATGGGGAGAAGGGCTATTAATTCTGATCATCAATACCCCCCAGCCCCCTGAAGGGGGAGCGTTCCGTAAATGAGCAGCTCCCCTTCAGGGGGCTGGGGGTATTGACACTCCAATAAAATTCGGCCCTCATCCGCTTAAATTCAGGAACTTAACAGATCCAGGATTAGGGGATGCCACCGGAGGAACCTTAAACCTCAGACCTTAGACCCAATTAAAAATACCGCATCAGGAACGCGATGGTTTTTTCAACGCGGTTGGTGTAGGGCGGGTAGATGGGGCGCAGCGTACCGAATAGCCGCTTCACAATGCCCCGCTGATTGGAAAACTCCTGAAAGCTGTAGAAGCCATTCGATTTCCCCAATCCGCTGTTATTGACTCCGCCAAACGGTAATTCGACGTTGCCAAACTGAAGCAGTGTATCATTCACGACTGTATCGCCCGCCGACGTCCGGTCGATGATGTACTGCGTGCGTTGCCGGTCGCGGCTGTGGATGTACAGGGCCAGCGGTTTCTCCCGTTGATTGATCGTGCGGAGCGCGTCGTCCAGCGTGCGGTACGTCAGAATGGGTAGTATCGGGCCGAAAATCTCCTCCTGCATCACCCGCATCTCGTCGGTAACAGTTTCCAGCAGCGTGGGTGCGATGAAATTGTCGGCTTCGTTCATTTGCCCGCACAGCGCAACCGTTGCTCCTTTCGCCAGCGCATCATCAAACAGCGCTTTCACCCGCCGGAAGTGATTGCTGTTGACGATCCGGGCGTAGCTGTCCGACGCTTCAACCGGCTTCCCATCAGGGCTGTACATGCTCACCATCGCATTGCGCAGAGCCTCGACAAACGGCGCTTTGACCGACTCGTGAACCAGCAGGTAGTCGGGTGCAATGCAGGTCTGCCCGTTGTTCAGGCACTTGCCCCACGCCAGTTGCCCGGCTGCCTGCCCCAGATTAGCCGACTCATCGACGATAGCAGGCGATTTGCCCCCCAGTTCCAGCGTCACCGACGCCAGGTGTTTGGCCGCTGCCGCCATCACGATGCGCCCCACAGCCGGGCTCCCCGTAAAGAATATGTGGTTAAACGGCAGTTCCAGCAACGCCGTCGATACCGTTGCGTCGCCCTCGAACACCGTCACTTCGTCGGCGGGGAAAAGCTCGGCAATCATCCGGCTGATTAGACCGGCGGTGTTGGGCGTTAGTTCGGAAGGCTTGATAATAACCACATTACCAGCCGCCAGCGCCGACACCAGCGGCCGGATACTCAGCACAAACGGGTAGTTCCAGGGCGAAATAATCAGCACATTCCCCTTTGGTTCATGTACTATTCGGCTCGTCGTACCGATCAGACTAATCGGAGTCGGGACCCGCTGCGGCTTCATCCAGCGTTTCAGGTGCCGGATCGTGTGGCGTATCTCACCGTTCAGGGCCATAAGTTCACCCATCATCACCTCGGCGGGCGGCTTGCGGAAGTCATCGTACATCGCCTGCTCGATGTCGGCCTGATGTGCCACGACCCAGCGTTGAATGCGCCGGATTCGTTCGATCCGTTCGCTAGCTGTAGTCAGGGCCATTTGTGGCGCGTGTCGACGCTGACGGTCGAAGGTCGCAGCGAAATCGTTGCGCTGAACAGATGGTTGGGTTTCGGTTAGCATAGCGGTATGAACATCCGGCCAGAAAGTGGCCCGGCGGATTAAATGTAACGAAAACCCGACGAAGTTGGCTCGTTTGCGATTTAGTTGGCGAAACGACTATCTTTAGCAAAACTTTAGCAAAACCACGACCGCATGTCTCTCGTCAGCGAAAATATCCGCTACCTGCGCAAACTCAACGGGCTGACGCAGGAACAGTTTTCCCGCAAAATCAACATCAAACGCTCATTGCTGGGTGCTTACGAGGAAGGGCGCGCCAACCCCAACCAGCAGAACATGACGGCAATTGCTAAAGCCTTCAACACTACCATCGAGCTGCTGACCCGGCAGGACCTGCGGAAACTGCGCGAAACCCCCAGCCTGAGCATCCCCCTTGGCCAGCCTGCGCGGCACAGCGAACCGGCCGCCCGGGTCGATGGGTCGAGCATCCGGTCCGACGGAAAAATCGACCGCGACTCTGACCCGTTTCAGCACCCCGACTTCCCCGATATTTTCGGCGAATCGGCCGACGACGAGCCAACAACCCCGATGCCGCAACCGCTGGCGAAGGTGCTGAACAAGTACTATCAGGAAGCCCCCGTGCGCGAAACCCGCACGGCCCCGGCTCCGCCCATCATCACCCCACCCGTCCGGCCCTCAACCGCCGACGGGGTATCCGGCGTTTCGTTTCAACCCGTGTCAAACGGCCCCGCCAACGACCCGCTCTTTAGCCGCCCGGAATCACGTCCTGCGGCAGCGGTTCGTTCGGCAGATATGCCGAGTTTCAATCGCAACTACGAATCTCCGGCAGCAACCGTATCTGCCGCACCCGCCGGGTCGGGCGTAGCGATTCCGGTGGTGATGCAGACGCAGTTCGTTGAGTATAGTCAGCGGTATCAGCAGGCCGAATTTGTGCATCAGATGCCCGTTATGTCGCTACCCACCCTGACCGATGGCCACTACCGCGCCTTCGAGGCCGGGGCCGACTTCACGTTTCCCGGTGCGCTGCTCGTCGGGCAGTTCGTTCGTAACTGGTTCGACATTGCCGACGGCAAGTTTTACGTGGTCCTGACGGCACATCAGGGCATTTGCAGCCGTCGGGTGTACAATCAGGTAAAAATCAAAGGCTCGCTCCTGCTCACCGCCGACCGAGCCGATACCCCCAATCTGGAAATCGGGTTGAAAGATGTGCTTGAAGTATGGGAGATATGCGCTTTCGTGAGCCAGCAACTACCGCCACCCGTGCCCAGCACCGACCGGCTCCGCCAGCTTGTCGATGAATTGCGGCTGGAAGTCGGGCGATTCTAAAATGGTCATTGACCTGCGCTTCGAACGACGAAAATTACATACAAGTGTAAAAAAAAGTAAGCTAAACACTTGACGCTTTGCCTGATCATGTTGATTTTTGCATGACCAATAGTCTATAGACTCAGTTATTTTAACGAAACTGACCTGCCAATCAGACGGGTTAGTTCGGTCTTCCTTCCTCTTTTGAACGGGGCTTCGCTGACGGGTTTGTTTACACGCCCCGATCCGAAGCCCCTACCTGTTTACGGCGGCTGGTTCGTAGTTTTGCCGTACTTATGCGTTATTTTCTCGAACTCGCTTACCGGGGCACTCACTACCACGGCTGGCAGCGGCAACCCAATGGTATCAGTGTGCAGGAAGTGCTTGAAACGGCGCTGAGCACTATTCTGCGTGAGCCCATCGCCCTGACGGGTAGCGGCCGAACCGACACCGGCGTTCATGCCGGACAGCAATTCGCCCATTTCGAGACTAGTCAACCCCTGCCCGATACACTGATTCGTTCGCTCAACGGCATGACCAATGCCGACGTGGCCGTGTACGACTGCTTTCCCGTCGGGCCCGACGACCACGCTCGATTTACCGCTACCTACCGCTACTATCAGTACCAGATTTGTCGGCGGAAAGACCCGTTTCGGGCTGATCTGGCGTATCAGTTTCCGTTTTCGGTGGATGTAGTGCGTATGAACGAAGCGGCTTCCCTACTGCTGACGCACACCGATTTCGAGAGTTTCAGCAAGGTAAAAACTGACGTCAAAACGTTCGACTGCCGCATCGACTTCGCTTATTGGGTGCAGCACGACACCGGTGATCTGACATTTCATATCCGGGCCGATCGATTTCTGCGCGGTATGGTGCGAGCTATCGTCGGCACCTTACTCGCCGTGGGGCAGGGTCGCCTGTCGGTTGCGGAGTTCGATGCCATAATCGAGGCCCGGAACCGGAAGCGGGCAGGGCGGGCAGCCCCGGCCGAAGGGCTGTCGCTGGTAGCGATCGGTTACCCAGAAAGCGTGTTCGCCGAACGAACCACCGGCCCCTCTTAGGCGTTTTACACCTGGCAACGTACGCCGGCCGCTATCAGCCACCTACGACTCTAAAACTGCTTTCTTTTGACAATCGGAACAATTATTCTGGCAGCGGGCGACGCATCGCGCATGGGTGGCGAGGTGAAACAATTGCTTGTGTATAAAGAGCAAACCCTGATTCGCCGTACCGTCGAAACGGCGATGGCGCTTCAGCGGGGCCCCGTGGTGGTGGTGCTTGGCGCGAACCGCGACCGTATTGCGGGCGAACTCACCGATCTGCCCGTTACGCTCATCGACAACCCCGCCTGGCCCACCGGGCAGGCGTCGTCGCTGAAAACCGGGCTGGCTGCGCTCTATCTGACCCACAAAGACATCGACGCGGTACTGGTGCTGCACGTCGATCAGCCAATGGTGTCGCTTGGCCTGCTGTTGTACATGGTTGAGGTCAACGACGATCAGGGCAAAGGCATCGTGGCCTGCCGGTACGACACCCAACTCAGCGTGCCCGCCCTATTTGACCGCACGTACATTGACGAACTGCTGCAACTAAAGGGCGACAAAGGGGTGAAATGGGTAATCGGGCGGCACCGCGACGACTGCTCGGAAGTGCCCTTTGAAGCCGGGGCCGTCGACCTCGACTCCCGGCGCGACGTAGAACAGTTCCGGCAGGCTTACCTGGCCGCGTCGTCGGGTGAACTGCTGTCTGACGAGTAAGTCTGGTTGTGACAGGTTCTCTCGCGATGGTGGCACCCGACTGTGTGGTTGACCATCATCCCCAAAAAAATCAGTAGATTGCCGGGTATTCTGCAAGGCGGTTCGCCCACGAATTGTGAGCCATTAACCGTTCTGGCAACCTGATCTGACCTATTGATGAAACACTACCTGACTCAGGATCCCTGGCGCATTGTTGAAGAAGGGTTCCACCGCGATTACAACGAAATCACCGAAAGCGTCATGTCGCTGGGCAACGGGCGGCTCGGCGGACGCGGTTCGTTTGAAGAAAAATTCAGTGGCAAAACCTTGCAGGGCAACTACGTAGCGGGGGTCTATTACCCCGACAAAACGCGCGTAGGCTGGTGGAAAAACGGGTACCCGGAATATTTCGCCAAAGTGCTCAACGCTGCCAACTGGATCGGTATCGACATTGATATTGAATACGAAAGCCTTGACCTCGCCCACTGCGAAGTCCGCGATTTCCGGCGGGAGCTGAACATGCAGGAAGGCTACTTGGAACGGCAGTTTGTGGCCGTCCTGAAAAGCGGTAAAGAGCTACAGATCAACACGAAACGTTTCTGCTCGATCGTCGACGACGAAGCTGGTGCCATCCGCTACTCGGTCACTCCGCTGAATTTCGACGCTAAAATTACCATCACGCCCTACATCGACGGGGCCATCCGCAACCGCGACGCCAACTACGACGAAACGTTCTGGGATGAGGTGCGGAAAGAAACCGGCTACGGCGAAGCGTACATCGAACTGCGCACCCGCAAAACCGGCTTTCACGTCGCGACGGGCATGTGCGTGGAGATCGAGCAGAACGGTCTGAAAATCGATTATCAGTCGCAGCCGATCAAGTACGAAAAATACGTTGCCAATCGCATCTCGCTCGACTGTCGGCGGGGGCAGGAAACGGTCGTTTACAAATACGCCGTGAACTTGTCGTCGCTGAATTTCCCCAGCGACTCGCTCATTCGCGAAGCCCACTCGGCTATTCAGAAAATCAGCCGGAAGGGTTTTGAGAAGATGCTGCACGAACAGCAGCAGGCATGGGCCGACAAGTGGAAAACCAACGACATTACCATCGACGGCGACGTAGCAGCCCAGCAAGGTATTCGATTCAACATTTTCCAGCTCAACCAGACCTATACGGGTGAAGATGAGCGGCTTAACATCGGCCCAAAGGGTTTTACGGGTGAGAAATACGGCGGCAGCACCTACTGGGATACCGAAGCGTACTGCCTGCCTTTTTACCTGTCGACGGCCGACCAGAAAGTAGCACGCAACCTGCTGATTTACCGGCACAAGCAGCTCGGCAAAGCCATCGAGAATGCGCAGAAGCTGGGCTTCCGGGCCGGGGCTGCGCTGTACCCGATGGTGACGATGAACGGCGAAGAGTGCCACAACGAGTGGGAAATCACGTTCGAGGAAATTCACCGTAACGGAGCCATCGCCTACGCCATCTATGACTACGTACGCTACACCGGCGACCGGCAGTATCTGGCCGACTACGGGCTGGAAGTGCTCATCGCGATCAGCCGGTTCTGGAGTCAGCGGGTCAACTGGTCGAAGGCGAAAAACCAGTACGTGATGCTGGGCGTGACGGGCCCGAACGAGTACGAAAACAACGTCAACAACAACTGGTACACCAACTACATTGCCGCCTGGACGCTACGCTATACGCTCGAAGCGGTGGCTATTGTAAAATCCATTGCCCCTGATCGGTACGCCGAACTCGTCGACCGGATTCACTTCCGCGAAGAAAAGGAAACGACCACGGCGCGGCACATCATCGACAATATGCACCTCCCGGCCGATCCGGAGCGGCAGGTGTTTTTGCAGCAGAGCGACTTCCTCGACAAGGAGCTGATGCCGGTTTCGGACATCCCGAAAGGGCAGCGGCCACTCAACCAGAACTGGTCGTGGGACCGGATTCTGCGGTCGTGCTTCATCAAACAGGCCGACGTGCTGCAAGGGTTATATTTCTTTGAAGACGAGTTCGACACCGACACGCTTCGGCGCAACTTCGACTTCTACGAGCCAATGACCGTACACGAGTCGTCGCTGTCGCCCTGCGTGCATTCGATTCAGGCGTCGAAGCTGGGGATGAAAGAAAAAGCCTACGAAATGTACCTGCGTACGGCCCGGCTCGACCTCGACGATTACAACAACGACACCGAAGACGGTTGCCATATCACGAGTATGGCCGGTACGTGGCTGGCCGTGGTGAAGGGCTTCGGCGGTATGCGCGTCAGCCACGACGGGGAGTTGCAGTTTGCGCCGTACTGCCCCGACAACTGGCAGGCGCTGTCGTTCAAAATCCGCTTCCGGGGTAATCTGCTGGCGATCACGGCCACGCAGAAAGACGTAACCGTGCAGAACTTTTCGGCCCAGCCGATCACGCTGCTTATTGCCGATCAGCCAATTACGGTGGCTGGCGAACAGTCGCAAACCGTATCAACAACGGCTGTAGAAGCGTAATCTATTGTCTCAAACAGCATCTTGCTGTTTGGTTGCAGACCTAGCCAAACAGCAAGATGCTGTTTGAGACAGCCGTTACCAATGAATCACAGTTTCCGCTTCAACTTCGACGCCGTTACGCCGGTTTACGATGCGCTCAGCCGCCTTGTGTTCGGGCGTCGGCTGGAGCGGGCGCAAACAGTATGGCTGGGGCAGATTTCATCGGGCGCGTCGGTGCTGGTGCTCGGTGGGGGAACGGGGAGTCTGCTCGGCCCGCTACTCGCCCGGCAACCGGGGCGGGTGCTGTTTCTGGAAGCATCGGGGCAAATGCTGGCGCGGGCAGGTCGGCGCATGATTCAAGAGCAGCTACCGGGTCAGGTCGACTTTCAGCGCGGTACCGAGCAGGATTTGCAGCTAACCGACCAATTCGATATCATCATCCTGCCGTTTGTGCTCGACCTGTTTGCCGAAGCGACCGTGCGCGACCATATGCTGCCGAAACTTACGGGTGCTTTACAACCCGGCGGCACCGTGCTGATTACCGATTTTGTCCGGACCGACCGGCCCTGGCAACGCGCACTGCTTCAGCTGATGATCTGGTTTTTTCGGCTGACGGCTCACATCGAAACGCGGCAGCTACTCAACTGGCAGCGGCTATTGGCCGATACCCGTCTGAGCCGAACAGGCCAAGCCCCGCAGGTGTGGGGCATGGTGTCGGCCGAATCGTGGCGGTTGACATGACTACAAATACAGAGCGGGTCGACACTACAAACTGTAGCATCGACCCGCCCAAAAACCGTCCGTTGTTTACACCGACAGAATATCTTTCTCTTTAGCGACAAACGTTTCGTCGACGCGGGCGATGAACGTATCGGTCAGCTTCTGAACGCGCTCCTCACCTACTTTCACGGCGTCTTCCGATACACCTTCTTTAGTCAGCTTACGGATACCGTCGTTGGTATCTTTGCGAATGTTGCGCACGTTAACTTTAGCCACTTCCACTTCCTGTTTGACCCGCTTTACCAGATCGCGCCGACGTTCTTCGGTCAGCATCGGGATACTGAGCCGGATGGTTTCACCGTCGTTGTTGGGAGCCAGCCCCAGGTTTGAGTTACGGATGGCTTTCTCGACTTCGCCGATCATCTTTTTCTCAAACGGCTTAATCGAGATGGTACGAGCATCGGGGGTGTTAATAGCTGCGATCGTGTTCAGGGGCGACAGCATCCCGTAATATTCGACCTGAATACCGTCGAGCATGCCCGCATTGGCTTTCCCGGCCCGGATCTTGGTCAATTCGATATTAAGGTGTTTGATGGCCTTTTCCATCGTATCTCTGGCATCGTCCAGATATAATTCGATCTCTTCCATTTTTTACCGTACTTTTTATAGTTGTAGAGTTGGCTGGTTGTAGAGTTGTAAAGTTGCTACCGCCATCACCCGACGCGCCAGCAACTCTACAACTTTATAACTGTCCAACTTTAGAATTACACGTTCGACGTAATGAGTGTGCCGGTGCTGGTATCGCCCTGCACGATACGGAGCAGACTACCCGGATCGTTCATGTTGAACACGATAATCGGCAGGTCGTTTTCCTGGCAAAGCGTAAACGCGGTCAGGTCCATGACGTTGAGTTTCTTTTCGTAAACGTCGTCGAAGGAAACCGTCGTATACCGCGTCGCTGTGGGATCTTTCATCGGGTCGGCGGTGTAGACACCATTGACCTTTGTGCCTTTCAGCACAACGTCGGCTTCTACTTCAATGGCGCGGAGTGCAGCCGTCGAGTCGGTGGTGAAATAAGGGTTACCGGTTCCGGCCCCGAAGATGACCACACGGCCTTTTTCGAGGTGCCGCACCGCCCGCCGACGTACGTAGGGTTCGCAGACCTGCTCCATCTTGATAGCCGACATCACACGGGTGTACATGCCGTGCTTTTCCAGCGAACTCTGAATCGCCATGGCATTGATAACCGTTGCCAGCATTCCCATGTAATCGCCCTGCACCCGGTCGATTCCCGATCGCTCACCCGACACGCCCCGGAAGATGTTGCCCCGCCGATGACGATGGCGACCTGTACGCCCATGTCGACTACTTCTTTGATTTCCTTGCTGTATTGTTCCAGCACAGCGGGGTCGATGTTGTAGCCCGACGGGCCAGCCAGTGCCTCCCCGCTCAGTTTGAGCAGAATCCGTTTGTAGTTCGTCTGTGATGTCATGGGGTTACTTTTTGCGGGGGCAAAGATAGAAGAAAAAGGCTGACGGGCGGAACTGAACAAGCCTGTGGCACCGCTTCACCGATTGGTTGCGCTACCGGCTCATACAAATTCAATCAGTACCTGCCCCTTCTCAACCCGGTCGCCTTTGGCCGCCCGAATGGCCTTGACCGTACCCTCAGCGGCTGCTTTGAGGTTGTTTTCCATCTTCATCGCTTCCAGAATCAGCAGACTATCACCCTTCTGCACCGCGTCGCCGGGTTGCACGCTGACCCCCACGATCAGGCCGGGCATGGGTGCTTTCAGGTCATCGACCTTCGCATTGGCCATGTTGCTCATCCCCATCTTTTCGAGCAGCAGATCGAAGCGGTCTTTTAACTGAACGGTATACTTGTGTTCGTTGATTTTCAGACTGACGGTCTTCGTTGTCTGGTTCAGTTCCAGCAGTTCAGCCGTATAAGACCGGTTCTGATGCAGGATGCTGAACGTCCGGTCCGACAGCCGAACCAGATCCCAGGCAAACGGCTCGTCATTGACCGTTGGCCCGGCGGGCGTAAAATCGATGGTAACAGATTCGGTGTTGTTGACGGACGCAGCAAGCATAGAACGGTTTACTTTCCAGTGGAATCAAAACGATGGAAACCGGTTTGGCAGACCTACCAAACCGGCTAAAAAGCAAAGTTACCACCCTGCTTTACTCGCGCCCGGTCGAACGCCGATGCTGACCAGACGGCTTACGCCATAACCCCCATGTACTGTTCGGCAACTTCATCCAGCACGGCGCTGACACCAGCGTAGGAATCCGTCGTGACGAGCTGCATCCGGTACGGTTTGAAGTCGGGCAGGCCCTTGAAATAATTGGCGTAGTGCCGACGCATTTCGAACAGGCCAACGATTTCGCCTTTCCACCGAATAGAAAAATCAAGGTGCTGCCGACACACCGCCACACGGTCAGCGATGGTCGGGGCCGGGCGATGTTCACCCGTTTTTACAAAGTGCTTGATCTCGTCAAAAATCCACGGGTAGCCGATGCTGGCCCGGCCGATCATCACACCATCGACGCCGTACCGGTTCTTGTATTCCAGCGCCTTTTCGGGCGAGTCGATATCGCCGTTGCCGAAGATGGGAATGGTAATGCGCGAATTTTCCTTGATCCGGCCAATCAGTGTCCAGTCGGCTTCGCCTTTGTACATCTGCACGCGGGTACGGCCGTGTACGGTCAGGGCTTTGATGCCGATGTCCTGCAACCGCTCGGCCACTTCACCGATGTTTTTGGTCGATTCGTCCCAGCCCAGTCGGGTCTTCACCGTAACGGGCAGATCAGTCGCTTTTACAACGGCTTCGGTCATGCGGACCATCTTCGGGATGTCCTGCAAGAGCGCGGCACCCGCCCCCCGGCAGGCTACGTTTTTCACCGGACAGCCGTAGTTAATGTCAATCAAATCGGGCTGGGCGCGGCTGGCGATCCGGGCGCACTCGCCCATCGTCTCGACGTCGGAGCCGAAGAGCTGAATGCCAATGGGCCGTTCGTACTCGAAAATATCGAGCTTCTGCACGCTCTTGGCCGCATCGCGGATGAGCCCTTCCGACGAAATAAATTCCGTGTACATCAGGTCGGCTCCGTTGGCCTTGCACACCGCCCGAAACGGCGGGTCGCTGACATCCTCCATCGGAGCCAGCAGCAACGGAAAATCCGGTAGTTCTATATTACCAATCGTTACCATAGTTCGTTCGTCGTTGCGTGTGCGCCAGACTACGCGCAGGCTCACACGCTCATTTAGCACAATTCAAAGGGCCATTCGGTTCCCTTTTTCGGATTATACAAACGAGTCTGTAAATTTACGCGATTTATGAACGCAGATTATACCCCCACACTCCCGACTTCGCGCCCGCCTACCTTTGGCGGCTTACTGATGCTGTTGGGCTTTATTCTGATGGGTGGTGTACTCAGCACGGGGCTAATGCTGCTTGGCTTTATGCTGTTCGGCGGGATGTCTTACGCCGACGTAAAGATGCACCTGCGGATTATAGCCAGGGACCCGGCGTCGCTGCCGGGCGGCTGGTACGAACTGATGAGTTGGCAGGCGGTCAATCACCTCGGCTCATTCTTACTGCCAGCCCTTGCCTACTGGTACCGGATCGAACGGCGGACGTGGTCGCAGTTCAATCCCCGCCCGCTGGAGCAAGTCGCAGGATTCTC is part of the Spirosoma rhododendri genome and encodes:
- a CDS encoding glycoside hydrolase family 65 protein, yielding MKHYLTQDPWRIVEEGFHRDYNEITESVMSLGNGRLGGRGSFEEKFSGKTLQGNYVAGVYYPDKTRVGWWKNGYPEYFAKVLNAANWIGIDIDIEYESLDLAHCEVRDFRRELNMQEGYLERQFVAVLKSGKELQINTKRFCSIVDDEAGAIRYSVTPLNFDAKITITPYIDGAIRNRDANYDETFWDEVRKETGYGEAYIELRTRKTGFHVATGMCVEIEQNGLKIDYQSQPIKYEKYVANRISLDCRRGQETVVYKYAVNLSSLNFPSDSLIREAHSAIQKISRKGFEKMLHEQQQAWADKWKTNDITIDGDVAAQQGIRFNIFQLNQTYTGEDERLNIGPKGFTGEKYGGSTYWDTEAYCLPFYLSTADQKVARNLLIYRHKQLGKAIENAQKLGFRAGAALYPMVTMNGEECHNEWEITFEEIHRNGAIAYAIYDYVRYTGDRQYLADYGLEVLIAISRFWSQRVNWSKAKNQYVMLGVTGPNEYENNVNNNWYTNYIAAWTLRYTLEAVAIVKSIAPDRYAELVDRIHFREEKETTTARHIIDNMHLPADPERQVFLQQSDFLDKELMPVSDIPKGQRPLNQNWSWDRILRSCFIKQADVLQGLYFFEDEFDTDTLRRNFDFYEPMTVHESSLSPCVHSIQASKLGMKEKAYEMYLRTARLDLDDYNNDTEDGCHITSMAGTWLAVVKGFGGMRVSHDGELQFAPYCPDNWQALSFKIRFRGNLLAITATQKDVTVQNFSAQPITLLIADQPITVAGEQSQTVSTTAVEA
- the dusB gene encoding tRNA dihydrouridine synthase DusB — translated: MVTIGNIELPDFPLLLAPMEDVSDPPFRAVCKANGADLMYTEFISSEGLIRDAAKSVQKLDIFEYERPIGIQLFGSDVETMGECARIASRAQPDLIDINYGCPVKNVACRGAGAALLQDIPKMVRMTEAVVKATDLPVTVKTRLGWDESTKNIGEVAERLQDIGIKALTVHGRTRVQMYKGEADWTLIGRIKENSRITIPIFGNGDIDSPEKALEYKNRYGVDGVMIGRASIGYPWIFDEIKHFVKTGEHRPAPTIADRVAVCRQHLDFSIRWKGEIVGLFEMRRHYANYFKGLPDFKPYRMQLVTTDSYAGVSAVLDEVAEQYMGVMA
- a CDS encoding class I SAM-dependent methyltransferase, with the protein product MNHSFRFNFDAVTPVYDALSRLVFGRRLERAQTVWLGQISSGASVLVLGGGTGSLLGPLLARQPGRVLFLEASGQMLARAGRRMIQEQLPGQVDFQRGTEQDLQLTDQFDIIILPFVLDLFAEATVRDHMLPKLTGALQPGGTVLITDFVRTDRPWQRALLQLMIWFFRLTAHIETRQLLNWQRLLADTRLSRTGQAPQVWGMVSAESWRLT
- a CDS encoding acetyl-CoA carboxylase biotin carboxyl carrier protein subunit, coding for MLAASVNNTESVTIDFTPAGPTVNDEPFAWDLVRLSDRTFSILHQNRSYTAELLELNQTTKTVSLKINEHKYTVQLKDRFDLLLEKMGMSNMANAKVDDLKAPMPGLIVGVSVQPGDAVQKGDSLLILEAMKMENNLKAAAEGTVKAIRAAKGDRVEKGQVLIEFV
- the frr gene encoding ribosome recycling factor — encoded protein: MEEIELYLDDARDTMEKAIKHLNIELTKIRAGKANAGMLDGIQVEYYGMLSPLNTIAAINTPDARTISIKPFEKKMIGEVEKAIRNSNLGLAPNNDGETIRLSIPMLTEERRRDLVKRVKQEVEVAKVNVRNIRKDTNDGIRKLTKEGVSEDAVKVGEERVQKLTDTFIARVDETFVAKEKDILSV